The genomic interval GTTTTAGGCAGTATTGAACACTATTATCTTCGTATTAATTGACCAGTATATTTATGGTTGGCAAAATTCTGCTGGAAATTGACATGACACCACTTTTTTCTGCAAATCATTTTACTGACAGTCAGTTCTGAACAATTCTTTTAGGTTGATGAAGATGATATATATTGGAGACGTAGAAGGGGTGATGAAGAGTTAGAATGGTCACATAGTTCCACCCATGTAATTTTACAGCTAGCTCAATGTTTTAGTGAGTAGAGCTTTGTCTGAATCTCTTTTTGTGGTGTTGAGTTGAACCTCTAGAATTATGATTTTGTGGAATTTACATGTGGTTTTATATCCTCACCATGTCTCAGTGTCACCCTGTTGCTTACGAATAGCTTGTGGTAAATGTAGCTAATGCTATGGTTGGACCACGATCATGGATCGTAGGACTCTTCAATCGCTCAGGCAACAAAAAGAATGATAAGTTTTTTCAATATCCTTTGAGTCCTCTCCAGGTAAATAACGATAATAATGTGTTGTAGGTCTTTGTGTACTGTGTCTCAATCCATTTGTCATTATTTGTGTTGTATTATTCCACATAAGTGGTAGAATGGGTTAAATGTTGGTTCATAAGTTTGAGGGAAACTTTACCTTTTGTGCATGAGAAGGCATTGACGCCAATAAGTGGTTCTAGAGTTGAAGTTATAACAACCAATCCCTACAGTTCACTGGAGTTCATGTTGATGGTGAGATTCAGTACATATTAAGACCTGATGTTTGAGAGGGTGATTGTGGGACTATCCTTTTAAAAGTGATGGAACTTGGAAGGGTTTAGATTTTGGTTTATAAGTAGAAGGGAAAACCTCATCTCTTGATCCAACTCTCAAGGTATGAAGGCCCATTTTGTATCAAGAGTTTAGTGCTTAGATTATTTCTCCAAAAGTCACATTTTAAGCTTTGCACATCCCGTTTCTCTCCACCTATCTATAGATTATCTATCTAATAGAACTAGAACCTTGTGTTTCTGTCAACATGAGCATAGCTAAGCAATTAAGGCATTTCTACATTCTCCAACAACAGGTTATAAAGTTTGAATCCTCAGAATCACATATGATGCAatgttttttagaaaaacacTAAATTATCATGTGACTGCGAGAATGTTCATATGTGTGGATCATAAGACCTTATATTTGTCAGATCGATTTCTTTATGTCCTCTGTTAGTTAAGTTAAAACTGATCCCCTTTTTATTTGATGAGACCTTCTAATGTTCAAGTAAATATAGTTATATTTTAGACTATTTTTCCAATGGTTTGTTGATAGGGGTGTATGAAGGTTGAGCATGTATATTCTAACATGGGATTTTTGCTACCAGGAGGAAAGGCTTCAGAGGCTGCAAGACCGTATGCATATACCTTTCGATGAGACATGCATTGATCATCAAGTACTTTTCTTTATTTGGTTTCAACACTCTTGAGGTTTTAAACTTCTATGTTCTATGAAGATTATCTGAGCACTCTAAGATGAGTCTTTATTATTCTTAGTGATGAACCCACTGcattttcttcattaaaaaaaactccATCTTAAAAGACCAAAACCTCTGCCTTGATTTCAGTTTTCATCTCTGAATATTGAACAAGACCATTCATTAATCATTCATGTCGTTCATATACTTTCAATTCAAGACAGAAAATGCACTTTGTTGTCTCTTTCATTACATCAAATTTAGTTTGTTTGTAGAAATCTGTATTTATCAAATTTCATCCCAAACTTCCGTTGTATACATACTACCTTTCTGCTGCATGCAGACAGTTAGGAGTTAGCTTTTTCCCATCTATGCTTTATTTTCATCATCTGTGAGCACAAGTAACCATCCTTCGTTATTTATAGGAAGCTCTGAGAGCATTGTGGGATGCTGCTTATCCAGATATTGAGCTTAAAGGGATGATATCTGAGCAATGGAAAGAAATGGGATGGCAAGGTCCTAATCCATCCACCGACTTTAGGTATAATCCAAGCCaatatttcaataaatatttttttattatcttacCTCTTATTAATGGTGATAGTCAAGTAGATGTTGGGGCTTAAGAttcatgaaaaaatatatatatatatatatattgctttGATTTTTACTTGGACTTTAGACTTGAGCAACCCATCTAAAATATGATTTGAAGACTAGAGCTATCCTAGGAGATGAGAGACACTACTGTCGAGTAGATACTTTTTGGGGTGGGGAGGAAAGGAAGTAGGTAGGTGCAATTCCAGTTTTAATAGGTtcgtaaaaagaaaaagaaaatttgaaccCATTTCATATCTTTAAGTAAAACTTAAATAGTTTttgtacttttctttttttttttttttggttgtacAGTTGCGAGAAACTGTTCATATGTTGACTGAATACTTtatttttgatatttaaaattaatttttttctcacAGTGGGCTGCTTTCTTAGGGGTTGCGGGTTTATTTCCCTTGAAAACTTGCTGTATTTTTCCAGGACGTTTCCGGTATGTCAGATTCTATTCTATCACTCCCACAATGAACTATTCCACTTTGGTTATTCTATGTTTCCTCTGTCTCATTTCCCTAATGCCCGAGTGAGTTATCACTAATCTCATACAAATTCAAAATGAAGGCATCTTTTCGTAGGTTATTACTAAAGGAAGATGGTAATCGAGCAACTTGGGAATATCCGTTTGCTGTTGCTGGCATAAATGTATCATTTATGTTGATTCAAATGTTGGATTTAAACTCAGGTATGCATCAGCATTTTTCAACTCAAAACACTCTTTGTTGCTTTGacttatatttattattgaaaGAACTTCCATGTGTTTATCAAAATAATTTGTTATATCAATAGAGTAAATGAGTTTCCAATTCTTTTGTTTGCTTAAAAATTGTCCATAGGTTTGCATTAACAATGGTGTTGATATCTGCTGGTCTTATGACCATGAACCCAACAACATTTTTTCCTCGAAATTTCCCTTGTCCTGCAAAATGTGTAACAAAACGAAAAACAAACGGACATGGTTTTAAAGCCTTCTCGAAATCAACTGTCTAATGGTTTCTATCCCAGCAACAAATATCTCTCTCCATCTCCTTTCAATTATTATAGCTCAAATGCAGAGCACATTTAACAAGATTTGAATCTCTCGATTCATAACCATAATCCACCGGAGATTATTTTGAACTTTGCCTGACAATATTGAGATTCGTTCTAATAACTGAAAAATCCTGTTATCTCATCTTATTTTGTACAGAAAAACCAAGGTGTCTTCCAGGACTAAATTTTTTGAGACTATTAGGAGGTATTGGCTATCTATCATTTTGATTCTTAATAGAACATATAACACATATCATTACTAAACTTCTATGATGCTCGCACAATGCATTGTTTACTCGTGGCAGAGAACGAAGAAGCATTTGATGTGCTATACTGCGTAGCTTTCGAATTGATGGATGCTCAGTGGCTTGCTATGCATGCTTCCTATATGGAGTTCAATGTATTCCCTTCTCTCTCTCAAATTCTCATCTCACACACAATAACACTAgtatcatcatcatcatgtACCTAAAATTTGTATCCATGATGAATTTGTGAAATCTACAATATAAGAGGTGGAACATTTGTTGAACCTTGTGATACTTGAAATTATCAGGAGGTTTTGCAAGTAACCAGAACGCAGCTGGAAAGGGAGCTATCTTTGGAGGATGTTCACAGAATACAAGACCTACCAGCTTATAATCTGTTGCATCAGTAGTTTTGTTGTCGTGATGGTGGGGAAGAGATTGTATACTGAACAATGGCAACCAGTTTCAGAGATTGGGGAAGAGATTGTATACTGAACAATGGCAACCAGTTTCAGAGATTGTTTTAAGTTTGAAGTTGGGAACTTACCTTTTGTTGTATTGGGTTTTTGCACTGTCTcatgattttggaaatagaagcTACTACTATATTCATAATGTATCTAACATAGTCAAACTTTTTTCTTTACCCCTCCAATTTGTTACGAAATTgataattaaagaatacaaaaaatagaaaacgtAAAGAGAGATCGACACACAAatttacgtggttcactaacagtgtgttaacTACATCTACGGAATagaatgaaaacaattttattagagagaatattACTGAAAATATCTGCCAAATAATGCTTATagagttagagagtttatacATTGCACTTCTCTAAACCTTAAGTGGAGAAGGaaaagatttaaataattaaatatatcaaataccaaTTCTAATTAGGTGTAggattcaaattattccaacaAATCTCCGTCGAATCTCCTAAATCAATTCTGATTAGGATTGAAGGCATtccaacaaatctccacctttACTTGAAATCTCCTAAACCAATTGGGATTAGAATTCAAGATATTGCAACGAATCTCCACATTGACTTGAAATCTCCTAAACCAATTAAGATTAGAATTTAAGGAATTCCAACAAATCTCCAtcttgacttgaattctctcaCAAATAACAGATGTATCGAATATTACATATAATACATTGTCAAATGTACTCGGACTTCTCCCTCATGCCTCAAAACAGTAGATCTAGATCGGGAACAGAAAATCTACAGatgtaccaaatgcaacataaatataTTGCCAAACGTATTCAGACTTCTCCCTAACTCAAGGTGGTAGAATGATGAACAACTTGAGTTTGCGAAGAAAAACTTCTTAATCAAATCAACAGATCTGAACTAGAAATAGAAAACCATAGatgtaccaaatgcaacataaatatGTTACCAAACGTACTCAGAATTCTCCCTCAAATTCAAGGTGGTTGAATGACGAACAACTTGAGTTTGCGAAGAAAAAACTTCCGAATCAAATCAATAGATCtagattgaaaacaaaaaagcacaaatgtaccaaatgcaacataaatatGTTGCCAAATGTACTTAGACttctccctcaaactcaaggtggtcGAATGATGAACAACTTGAGTTTgcgaag from Benincasa hispida cultivar B227 chromosome 10, ASM972705v1, whole genome shotgun sequence carries:
- the LOC120087851 gene encoding ELMO domain-containing protein A isoform X4; translated protein: MRFRRRRQCFPSCSSLHEEERLQRLQDRMHIPFDETCIDHQEALRALWDAAYPDIELKGMISEQWKEMGWQGPNPSTDFRGCGFISLENLLYFSRTFPASFRRLLLKEDGNRATWEYPFAVAGINVSFMLIQMLDLNSEKPRCLPGLNFLRLLGENEEAFDVLYCVAFELMDAQWLAMHASYMEFNEVLQVTRTQLERELSLEDVHRIQDLPAYNLLHQ
- the LOC120087851 gene encoding ELMO domain-containing protein A isoform X3 — its product is MVGPRSWIVGLFNRSGNKKNDKFFQYPLSPLQEERLQRLQDRMHIPFDETCIDHQEALRALWDAAYPDIELKGMISEQWKEMGWQGPNPSTDFRGCGFISLENLLYFSRTFPASFRRLLLKEDGNRATWEYPFAVAGINVSFMLIQMLDLNSEKPRCLPGLNFLRLLGENEEAFDVLYCVAFELMDAQWLAMHASYMEFNEVLQVTRTQLERELSLEDVHRIQDLPAYNLLHQ
- the LOC120087851 gene encoding ELMO domain-containing protein A isoform X1, encoding MRFRRRRQCFPSCSSLHEVDEDDIYWRRRRGDEELEWSHSSTHVILQLAQCFTNAMVGPRSWIVGLFNRSGNKKNDKFFQYPLSPLQEERLQRLQDRMHIPFDETCIDHQEALRALWDAAYPDIELKGMISEQWKEMGWQGPNPSTDFRGCGFISLENLLYFSRTFPASFRRLLLKEDGNRATWEYPFAVAGINVSFMLIQMLDLNSEKPRCLPGLNFLRLLGENEEAFDVLYCVAFELMDAQWLAMHASYMEFNEVLQVTRTQLERELSLEDVHRIQDLPAYNLLHQ
- the LOC120087851 gene encoding ELMO domain-containing protein A isoform X2 — translated: MPHDFALLFYNVDEDDIYWRRRRGDEELEWSHSSTHVILQLAQCFTNAMVGPRSWIVGLFNRSGNKKNDKFFQYPLSPLQEERLQRLQDRMHIPFDETCIDHQEALRALWDAAYPDIELKGMISEQWKEMGWQGPNPSTDFRGCGFISLENLLYFSRTFPASFRRLLLKEDGNRATWEYPFAVAGINVSFMLIQMLDLNSEKPRCLPGLNFLRLLGENEEAFDVLYCVAFELMDAQWLAMHASYMEFNEVLQVTRTQLERELSLEDVHRIQDLPAYNLLHQ